The DNA sequence TCCCTCCTTTGGTCTGATGCAACCAAATTAATTCCAATTGCCCTTTCAGCGGCATTTGGTATTGTTTCGGCATGATCGACCACCGAGACGAGCGGATCGCCACGCTGATGGCGCGCGAGGCTGCGGAAGCGCCCGGCCGCTGCGAAGCGCAGGTCGCACGCAATGCCGGCCTCATGCGGCAGGCGGGACAGCGGCTGCGGGCACTGGCGCCGCCCTTTGCCGCGACGTTGGCGCGGGGCAGTTCGGACCAAGCGGCCTCTTTCGCCAAGTTCTTGCTGGAAACGCGTGCGGGCATACCGACGCTCAGCCATGCGCCTTCGATCGGATCGCTCTACCATGCGACATCTCCGCGCTTCCGGGGTGTGCCGCTGATCGCCATCTCGCAATCGGGCCGAAGCCCGGACCTGATCGCGGCGGCGCAGGACGCGCAGCGGCAGGGTGCGCTGGTGGTTGCGGTCGTCAACGACGAAGCCTCCCCGCTGGCGGCGATGGCAGACATCTGCATCCCCATCCATGCCGGACCCGAAACCAGCGTGGCGGCGACCAAGAGTTTCATCGCCACCTTGGTCGCGATCACGCATCTGGTTGCCGAATGGAGCGGCGACGAAGCCCTGGGCGAGGCGCTGCCCGTCGTGGGCGATACGCTGCGCGCGGCGGCGGCGGCAGACTGGGGCGAGGCGGTGCCGCTGCTGCGCGACGCGCGCACCATGCTCGTGCTGGGGCGCGGCCCGACCCTGCCGATCGCCGGCGAGGCGGCGCTGAAATTCAAGGAAACATCCAATCTGCACGCGGAGGCCTTCAGCATCGCCGAGGTCGCGCATGGTCCGATGACCCTGGTCGGGGCGGGCGACCCCGTGCTGGCGCTCGGGCCGACGGACGCGGCGCGGGCGGGGCTGCGCGAGCGGCTGGAGGATTTCCGCGCGCGCGGCGCGCAGGTGATCGCCGCGGGCCATCCCGACGATGTCGTTGCCGCGACGCTGGCGTTGCCCAGTCGCTGGGAGGTCCATCCGGTACTGGGCGCCATCGCCCAGATCCAGAGCTTCTATGGCCTCGCCAACGCCCTGGCGCTGGCGCGCGGGCGCAATCCCGACACGCCCCCGCATCTGGCCAAGGTGACGCGGACGCTATGACGATCCAGGCGCTGGTCGGCGCGGCCATCGTGCTGCCGGACGGGATAGCGCCTGACGATGCGCTGTTGATCGACGGCGCGCGCATAGGGCCGGTCGTACCGCGCGGCTCGCTGCCGGCCGGGTGCGTGGAAGTAGACCTGGATGGCGGCTGGCTGCTGCCGGGCTTCATCGATACGCAAGTCAACGGCGGCGGAGACGTGCTGCTGAATGACCGGCCGGACGTGGACGGCATCCGCACGATTGCGCAGGCGCATAGGCGCTTTGGCACCACTGGCCTGTTGCCGACCCTCATCAGCGACGATGCCGATGTCGTGGATGCGACGATCGCGGCGGGGGAGGAGGCGCTGAGGCAGGGTGTGCCGGGCGTGCTGGGCGTCCATATCGAGGGGCCGCATCTCAATCCCGGAAAGAAGGGCATTCATGACGCGGCCAAATTCACCGCCATCGATCCAGCGGTGCTGGAGCGACTGACGCGGCCCACCATCGGGCGGCGGATCGTCACGCTGGCGCCTGAACTGGCCCCGCCCGGCGCGATCCGCGCCCTCACCGAGGCGGGTGTGCTGGTTGCCGCGGGGCACAGCTTGGCCGACTATGCGCAGACGGTCGCGGCGCTCGCCGAGGGGCTGGCCGGCTTCACCCATTTGTTCAACGCGATGACGCAGATGGGGAGCAGGGAGCCGGGCATGGTTGCGGCCGCGCTGCTGGACCGGGGGAGCTATTTCGGCCTGATTGTCGATGGGCTGCATGTGCATCCCGCCGCCCTCCGCGTCGCGCTGGCCGCGCGGGGGTTGGAAGGCGCGATGCTGGTGACCGACGCCATGCCGCCGGTCGGAGGGGAGCGGGATAGCTTTACCCTGATGGGCCAGCCCATCCATGTGGTGGACGGAACCTGCCGGGGACCGGACGGCACGCTGGCCGGATCGGCGCTCAGCATGGCGCAGGCCTTCCGCAATGCGATGGACCTGATGGGCTGCTCGATGGTCGAGGCGTCACGCCTGGCGAGCGGCAATCCGGCGCGCTTCCTGCGGCTTGACGGGGAGACGGGAGCCATCGCGCCGGGGCTGCGCGCAGACCTGGTGCATCTCGACGCGGACCGGCGGGTGCGGCGCACCTGGATCGGCGGACAGTTGAGCGAGGCCGGCGAATGAGCGACCTGATCGCCGCGCTGCGCGTGATCGTCGGGCCGCGCCATGTGCTGACGGGCACGCAGGCGACGGCGCGCTATCGCCATGGCTATCGCACCGGCTCGGGCGCGGCGCTGGCGGTCGTGCGACCGGGCAGTCTCGTCGAACAATGGCGCGTGGCGCAGGCCTGCGTGGCCGCCGACGTGTCGATCATCATGCAGGCGTCCAACACCGGACTGACCGGAGGGTCGACCCCCGATGGCGAGGATTATCCCGGCGGCTGCGTCATCATCAGCACCACGCGGATCGCCGGGCTGCACCTGATCGGCGACGGGCGGCAGGCGATCTGCCTGCCGGGCACCACGCTCCATTCCCTGGAAAAGGCGCTGGCGCCGCTGGGCCGGGAGCCGCATTCAGTGATCGGCTCCTCCTGCTTCGGCGCATCGGTGGTCGGCGGCGTGTGCAACAATTCGGGCGGTTCGCTGGTGCAGCGGGGGCCGGCCTTCACCCAGTTGAGCCTTCATGCCGTGGTCGGCGGGGACGGGACGCTGCGGCTGGTCAACCATCTGGGCGTTGCGCTGGGCAATGATCCCGAAGAGATGCTGCGGCGGCTGGAACAGGGCGATTTCGACGAAGGGGACGTGGACCCGGCGGTGGATCGCTGGGCGCATGATCGCGCCTACGCCACGCATGTCCGCGACATAGACAGCGAGACGCCGGCCCGCTTCAACGCCGACAGCCGCTGCCTGTTCGAGGCGGCGGGCAGTGCGGGCAAGCTGATCGTCTTTGCCGTGCGGCTTGATAGCTTCGCGAAGGAGGAAGGGGCGGCGACCTTCTATATCGGCACCAATGATCCGGCGGAACTGACGGCGATCCGCCGCGCGATCCTGGGCCATTTCGCCACGCTACCGATCGCGGGCGAATATATGCACCGGGATGCGTTCGACATCGCCGACCGTTATGGCAAGGATATGTTCGTCGCGATCGAGCGGCTGGGAACGGACCGGTTGCCGACGCTTTTCGCGCTAAAGTCGCGCGTGGACGGGATGCGCTTTCTGGGCGAGGGTTTCAGCGATCGGATGATGCAGCGGATCGGACGGCTTCTGCCCGATCATCTGCCGCCAGAGATGCGGCACTATCGCGACCGCTTCGCCCATCATCTGCTGCTCAAGATGCCGCGACTGGCTTTGGCGGAAACGCGCGCACTCTTGTCAAATCTGCTGGCCGAGGGCGAGGGCGATTATTTCGAATGTACGCCCGAATTGGCGGCCAAGGCATTCCTCCATCGCTTCGTGACCGCAGGAGCCGCGGTGCGCTATCGCGCGGTGCATCCCGAACAGGTGGCAGACATCGTCCCGCTGGACGTAGCCCTGCCGCGCAACATGCTGGACTGGCAGGAGGTCTTGCCCCCCGACCTCGCGGCGCAGAGCATCCACAGCCTCTATTACGGCCATTTCCTTTGCCATGTGTTCCATCAGGACTATATCGTCCGCAAGGGCGTCGATCCGTTGGCGTTCGAGCATCGGCTATGGGCGCTGCTCGACGAGCGCGGCGCGGAATATCCCGCGGAGCATAATGTCGGCCATCTCTACCGGGCCAAGCCTGCGCTGGAGGGTTTCTATCGACATATCGATCCGCGCAACCAGTGCAATCCGGGGATCGGCCACACGACGCGCGATCGTCACTGGGGCGACGAACAGAAGGAGATGGCCGGTTCATGACCTTTTACCTGGGCATCGACGCTGGCGGCAGCAATTGCCGGGCGCGCCTGATCGCGGCGGATGGCACGGTGATCGGCACGGGACAGGGCGGGACCGCCAATGCGCGGATCGGGCTGGAGGCGCTATACGAGACGTTGCGCGCTGTGTCCGAACAGGCGACGACCGCAGCCGGGCTATCGACGGAGCAGGTTGCAACCATTCGTGCGGGCATGGGCATCGCCGGCATCTCGCGCCCCGGCGTGCGTGATGCGCTGCGGGACTTCGCGTTTCCCTTCGCCTCGGTCACTTATGAAACCGACGCCTTCATCGCCAATCTGGGTGCCCATGGCGGTGCGGACGGCGCGATCCTGATCCTGGGCACCGGCAGCATCGCTCAGGTGCGCGCAGGCGGTCGGGATTTCACCATCGGCGGCTATGGCTTTCCTATCTCCGACGAAGGGAGCGGCGCGGCGCTGGGCCTCAGCGCCATGCGCCATGCGCTGCGCGCGCTCGACGGGCGGACGCAGGCGACGCCGTTGAGCCGCGCCGTGACGGACCGCTTCGGCCATGACACGGCGCAGGCCATCGGCTGGATGGATCAGGCAAGCCCGAGGGATTATGGCAGCTTCGCGCCGTTGGTGATGGATTATGCCGAAGCGGGTGACGCCATCGCGCGATCGATCGTCGAGGATGCGGTGGCGCATGTCGAGCGCTTCATCGAGACGATCTTCGAGCGCGGCGCGAGCCGCTGCACGCTGGTCGGCGGCCTTGCCCCGCGAATGCGCCCCTGGCTCAAGGCGCGGACGGTGGCGCGGCTCAGCCCTATGCTGGGCGACCCGCTGGACGGGGCGCTCCATCTGGCGGGCTTTCGCGGCTAGAGCATCTTGCGCAAAAGTGGGCACCGGTTTTGCGAAAAACCGATGCGACAACAAACATCTAGAGCGCGCGTCCTGCGTTCAATTTAATGCAGCGCGCTCTAGATCGGCCAGCTTTCGCGCCGATAGGCGGAATCCCAGAACATCCATTCATAGCGGGTCGCCATGCGGAAGGCCTGCGCCATGGCGTCACGCAGCAGAGCGGGCGCTGTTTCCGCCGCCTGGTCGACCAGCGCGCGGACGCGGGCGGTCGCCTCGCCAAAACCCGGATCGGCATAGGTATCGATCCAGGGCGCATAGGGATTGGGGCTGGCGGCGCGCGGCTTGATGGCGCAGCCAACCTCCCAATAGACCCAGAAACAGGGAAGAATACCGGCAATCAGTTCCTCGTAACTGCGCGTCGCCGCCAGCGTCATCAGATAGCCGGTATAATTCTGGCAGGCCGGGCTGGGCGCGCTGGCCCGTGCCATGTCGGGTGTGACGCCGAACTGCGCGAAAAAGGCCTGGTGCAGCGCTTCCTCCACCTGCACCGCGACCTTGGCGCCGTCGGAAAATTCCAGGCGGCCTGTGGCCGTCGGCGCGCGCGCGGCGGCGATCGCCAGCACCCGCGCATATTCGGCGAGATAGAGGCTGTCCTGCACGATATAATGGCGGAAACTTTCGGGTGGCAGCGTGCCCTGCGCCAGTTCCTCCAGGAAGGGCTGCGTCAGGATCGCCTGGCGCAGCGGCGCCACATCGGCCCAGATTTCGTCGCAAAATCCCATGGCGTGCTCCTTCAGAAGCGCAGGCTGGCGCTGGCGCCGAACTGACGCCCGCTATTGATCGTGAAACTGTCATAGGGACCGCCCGGCCCCAGCCCCAGCAGCAGCGGCAATTGCTGCTGGCCGAAGGCGGAGATCGCCCAGCGGCGGTCGAACAGATTTTTCGCCCAGAGTTCCAGCGTCCAGTCCTGCACGCTCACCCCGACCCGGCCGTCAACCGATATATAACCGGGTGAGTATAGGATATTGTCGATCTCGAAATCCACTCGGGAGACGTAGGTGGCGGACAAGCGCGCATCGACCGTGGCCGCACCGGCCGCTCCGCGCCAGCCGACGCCCCCATTCGCCGTCCAGTCGGGCGCGTTGGGCGTGCGCTTGCCGCTCATGTCGACGATCGCCGGTTCGCCCGGCTCGAGGGTGGGATTGGGGGTCAGGTAACGCCCGGTGCGGCTGTGGGTCCAGGCCAGCCCGCCGTCGACGCGGAAGCCCGCGCCCAGCGCCACATCGGCCGACGCCTCGATTCCATGGACATTGACCTGCGGGACGGACAGCACCACAGAATTGCCGAGGAATACGGTATTCTGGAAATTGTCATAGTCGGTGACGAAGCCCGCCAGCGTCGCACGAACACGGCCGTCGCTGCTCTGTGCCTTGATGCCAGCCTCGACCGACCGGGTGGTTTCGGCCTTGAAGTCCGCCTGCCACACATCCGTCGGGCCGGGCAGGGGATTGAAGCCGCCCGCCTTGAAGCCCACCGCGCCGGTCACATAGGCGGTCAGGTCTGCCGAAGGGCGCCAGGCAATCGACAGCTTTGGCTGCCATTTGTCGAAGGTGCGGGCGCGGGCCGCCAGCAGCGCGCCGCTGGCCGTGCCCACCGTGTCCTCCCTGCGCCGGTCGCGGTCGTAGCGCAACGCGGCCGTGAGTTCGACGCGGGGCAGCAGGTCGTAGCTTGCCTGGCCGAAAATCCCGACCTGGCTGGACCGGGTTTCCGCCCGCAGGGGCTCGCCGCCGAACAGCAGCGGTCCGAAATCGTCGGTCCGGTCGCGCTCCAGCCGCTGGAAGAAAAGGCCGACATGCCAGCGTAACGGCGACGCAGCGCGCGATGTCAGGCGCAATTCGCTGGTCCAGGCCTTGATATCAACCGGTTGGACGATGGGTTGAATACCGTCCGGGAAGAAGGGTACGCCGTTCAGCGTGATCGGCGTGTCATTGCGGAAATCCAGTTCCTCAACAAAATCCTTGTGATATTCATCATAGCCGCCAGTCCAGCTGAGCAGAAGGGTATCGCCCAGTTCCTGCTCATAGCTGGCCTGCGCGCCCCACCACTGCCGATCGGCGCGCCCTTCGAAATCGCCGAAGGGATTGGTCAGCGCCTTGCCCGAGAGGCGACCGCCATAAAGGCCGGTGACATTGCCGGATGAAATATAGGCCGCGCCGCCTTCCTCATCGGCCCAGCCGAGGCGCAGCTTCAGCGTCGCCGTTTCGGTCAGCGCCACCTTCGCCTTCAGCCGCAGGTTGCGGCTGATCGCGCCGTCGACCTTCTTGTCCAGATAGCTGTTTCGGATGAAGCCATCGCTGTTGCGGTAGGAGCCGGAAAGGCGCAGTTGCACCTGCTCGGAAACCGGCGCATTGACCACTCCGTCGGCAGTCCAGGTGAAGCCATTGCCGATCCCGATCGCCGCTTCGCCGCCCCAGTCCGGTCCCGGATCATTGGTCGCGACGTTGATCGCGCCGCCCGAGGCCGAGCGGCCGAACAGGGCGCCTTGCGGACCCTTCAATATCTCGATCCGGGCCATGTCATAGGGACGCAAGGTGAAGAGCTCTGAATCCGGCAGCGCCAGCCCGTCGACGATCATCGCAATGGAGGGCGACTGGTTGCGATTGGTGGACACGCCGCGAATCGAGATCAGGTTGGTTCCGGGGTCTTGGTCGTTTATCAGGAAGATGCCGGGCGTTGCTGCGATAATATCATCGATCGTGGTGAGCTTGCGCGCGATGATGTCGGCTGGGCCGAAGACGGTGACGCTGTCCGGCACGGCGATCGCCGCTTCCTCGCGCCCGCGCGCCGTCACGGTGATGCTCGCGTCCGCGGCACGGGTTGTGGACGGCATGGCGCAGGCAAGGGAGATCGCGCAAATGGATGCAGTGGTGACGTAACGCTTCATGGTCCCTATTCCTCCGCCGGTGTGAACCGGATCAGGTTCTCGGGTCCGCGGCCTAGACGCCCCCTGCGCCCGATCCGCGTCTCAGCCCTGACTGCGCCAGGACACCCCGTGGGTTGGCTGTGCCGCCGCGCCTATGCGTTCGGCCCGCCGGCGTCAAATGCTTCCGTCCTCGCCTTGTCATGCCGGCCGCCCGATGGGCCAGGCCGGCAGCCTGTCGCTGCGGCGTTTCCTGCTGAACCGCCACGGAAATTCGATCATCCATGGCGTGCCGGGCCTGAAATCCGCGCTATCCGATCGGATAGCGCCCGCCTACTGTACGTCACCATGATGTCGAAGGCCCACAACCCCGTCCCGCCCATGGAGCGACTGACATGATCGGCGCGGCACTACTGCTGGCCGCTGCGGCCGCCGCGCCCGCGACCGAGGCAACGATGGACGCCGGCGCAATCAGCCCGCGGATCACGCCGATCCGGCCACATTCGCATATCCATGCCGGGGAACATGCGCCCGGTGAGGGGCCGATCGTCTTCGACCTCAGCTATAGCAGCGACATCATGGGCACGGTGGCGGGCGGATTGAAGCGGCGCGCCCGCTATCTCGACAATCTCGACCTTGTAATGGAAGTCGACCTGGAGGAATTGGTCGGCTGGCGCGGAGCCGAGATGCATGTCTACGGCCTCTACAATAATGGCCAGTCCATTTCGGAGGTGGTGGGCGACGCCCAGATGGTCAGCGAAATGGAGGCCAATGCCCAGGCGTTCAAGCTCTACGAAGCCTGGATCGACCAGATGCTGGCGCCCAACCTGTCGGTGCGCGCGGGCATCTATGACCTCAATTCCGAATTCGATATGCTGGAAACGGCAACCCTTTTCGTCGGCGGCGCGCATGGCATGGGCAGCGACATCGGCATGTCGGGCCGCAACGGCCCCTCGATCTTCCCCGCAACGGGCCTTGCCGCGCGCGTCCTCTACCGGCCGGCGGAGGGCTGGGCGGTGCGAGCGGCGGTGCTCGATGGCGTGCCCGGCAACCCCGACCATCCGTCCCGCACCAGCATCCGGCTTGGCAAGGGGGAGGGCGCGCTGCTGATCGGCGAAGTGGAAGCGCCGGTCGCCGGCGGTCGTCTGCTCATCGGCCATTGGCGCTACACATCCTCCTTCGAACGGTTCGACGGCGTGACGGCCGACGGCAACGACGGCTTCTATCTGCGGGGCGAAAAGACGCTGGCCGAGGATGGTGATCGGAAGGTCGACGGCTTCTTCCGCCTCGGCATCGCCGACAAGAAATTCAACATGTTCGATCGCTTCGCCAGCGCAGGGATCAAGCTGGGCGGCTGGGTCGGCGGGCGGCCGGACGACGAGATCGGCTTTGCCGTTATAGGCGCCTTCACCTCGCCCGAATATCGCCGCGCGAATGACTCCGAGCGGGCGGAGATGGTAGCGGAGGCGACCTATCGTGCGCCACTGACGTCCTGGCTGACGGTCCAGCCGAACCTGCAATATGTCCGCAATCCGTCTGCCGATCCGACGATCGACGATGCCTGGGTGCTGGGACTGCGTGTCGAAATGGCGTTCCGCCTGATCGACTGATCAGTCGCAACGCGGGCCCTTCCTCCGGGGTGCCGCCACCCAGGCCAGCGCATTGTCCAGCATCCGACTATATCTCGGATCGGTGTAGGTTTCGGGCCGATGTCCGATCGCTGAGTAGAAGACCCGGCCCTTGCCGACGCAGCGGCTCCACGCGATCGGATGGTCGCCCATGATGAGCGCCGCGCCCGGCTGATAGCTTTTCTCGTCAAGCGTCGCGACGATCCGCGCGCCGGTCGCGCGGGGGTTGGCGCGGAAACTATACCATTCATCCTTCATGATCCATTGATCGGGCAATCCCTGCGCGACCGGATGGGAACCGTCCTCGATCATGATCCGCCCATCCTGGAACTGCGGGTTCATCGGGTGGCCGGCGAAGCGTGCGCCGATTAGCGTGTCCGCATACCAGGGCCAGAAGGTCGCGGGATCGCCCGAGGAGCCATGCACGCCCACGAAGCCGCCGCCTTGCTCGATATAGTCCCGAAACGCCTGCCGCTGAGACAGAGTGAGGACGTCGCCGCTGACATTGTTCCAGATGACCGCGTCGAACTGCCGCAGAGTCTGCGCATTCATCGCCCCGCCCTTGTCGGTGACGGCGATCGCCCATCCCCGGCGCGCCGCAAGGTCGACAAATGCCGATCGCGCCGCCTCCACCGACGGACCATCGCGAAAGCCGGTCATCTTCTCGAACAAAAGCAGGCGGGGCCGACCCGCCGGCAGCGTGAAGGTCGGCCGGTCGTCATCATAGCGGGCGCAGCGGACCTGCCCGTCCTGTGCCGTTACCGGTAGCCGCCGTAGCGCCGCATCGGCGCGCGCGACCTGAGCGGCGGGCACCCGCCCGGAAGCCACCATCTCGTCCAGAGTCAGGATCGCGGCGAAGGTTGGCGCCTGGGTAGTAAAGAAGCGTGGCGGCAGCGCCTTGAAAAGATCGGGAACATCGCGTTCCAGGACCGCCTTTGCCTGAGGGCTGAGCAGGATGTCGACGATCGGCAACGCTTGCGAAAAAGGCGCATCGCGAAACGGGCAGTCGATCGCTGCGGCCTGCGCTGCCTTGAACGGCAACAAGCTCAAGCCCCACGCAGCCAGCAGCAACGCCATCGCCTTTTTGCGCCTCATGACCATCCTCTCCTCTTATGGCTATGGCCAGCCTAATCGCCAGTCCCCGGCCTGGGAAGGTCATATATATCCCATAATGCGGGATGATATATGTAAATATGGAACGCTATTGCTGCGTCCATGTACTCGATCTATAGCTGCCACCAAAGAGGAGAGAGGAGCGGCTATGCGGTTGGCAGATGCGTTGGCAGGTTTGGGCGGCATGGCGGGACTTTTGCTGGGAACCGCGGCGATCCAGGCGGCGGCGCCCGCTGCGCGCCACATGGAGCGGCTCGATCGCGCCCTCGTGGCCGTCCCGCTGGCGGCGGGGCAGGGAATTCATGTCAGTTGGCGCCTTCTCCGCACTGATGCGGCCGATCTGCGCTTCACTCTGCTGCGCGACGGCAGGCTTATCAAGCGCATCGGCGCGAAGGATGCGAGCAGCGTCACCGATCCCGCCGGTACCGCGCAGAGCCGCTACAGCCTACGTGATGCGACTGGTCGGACAGTGGCGACTGCTACGCCCTGGGCCACGGGCTATCTTCCTGTCCCGCTCGACCGGCCGGCAGACCGGATGACGCCAGACGGCGAGCGCTACAGCTATACCGCCAATGATGCGAGCGTGGGCGATCTTGACGGCGATGGCCGTTATGAAATCATCGTCAAATGGTATCCGTCGATCGCCAAGGACAATGCCTTTGGCGGCTATACGGGCGAGACGCTGCTGGACGCCTATACGCTCGACGGCAAGCGGCTATGGCGGATCGACCTTGGCCGCAACATCCGCTCGGGCGCGCATTATACGCAGTTCATGGTGTTCGACCTGGATGGCGATGGCCGCGCAGAGGTGGCAATGAAGACCGCCGACGGCACGATCGACGGCGCGGGCAAGACGATCGGCGACGCCAGCGCGGACTGGCGCGAGCATGATGGGGAAGCGCCGCAGGCCGATCGCACCGGGGCGACCGTGCTCCCGGACGGACGCAAGGTGGCGCGGCTCAAAGGGCGGATACTGCGCGGCCCGGAATATCTGACCCTGTTCGACGGGATGACCGGAAAGGCGCTCGCCACCGCGCCCTATGCTCCCTCGCGTGGGCCCAGCGGCGACAACCCGGCGGCCGAGGAGATGAGCGCCAGCTGGGGCGATGCCTATGGCAACCGATCGGAACGCTATCTCGCGAGCGTCGCCATGCTCGACGGGCAGCGCGCCAGCCTGATCTTCGCGCGCGGCTATTATGGCCGCTCTACCATCGCCGCCTGGGATTGGCGCGACGGCAAGCTGACGCAGCGCTGGCTGTTCGACAGCGCCGTTCCGGGTAATGGCGACTATGGCGGGCAGGGCAATCACCAGATGTCGGTGGCGGATGTCGACGGCGATGGCCGCGACGAAATCTTCTACGGATCGATGGTCGTGGATGACGATGGCCGGGGGCTATGGTCGGCGCGTCTCTTCCATGGCGACGCCATGCATGTGTCGGACCTCGATCCCGCTCGCCCCGGCCTGGAGAAATTCGGCGTGCATGAGGATATGCGTAGCAACGGCAATATCGGGGCCGCCATGCTCGACGCGCGGACCGGGGAACGGCTCTGGACCAAGCCGGCCGATCGCGACACCGGACGCGGCATCGCCGTGGACATCGATCCGCGCCACCCCGGCGCCGAAGCATGGGCCTCCAATTCGCCCGACCTCTGGGATGCGAAGGGCAATGTCATCCCTGGCGGCCATCCCCGCGCGGCCAATTTCGCCATCTGGTGGGACGGCGATGGCCTGCGCGAGCTGCTGGATGGCACGCGCATCGGCAAATGGGACTGGCGGGCGAGCCGGGAACTACCCCTGCTGACGCCCGACGCCGTGGGATCCAACAACGGCACCAAGCAGAACCCGGCCCTGTCGGCTGACATCGTCGGCGACTGGCGCGAGGAACTGCTGGTGCGCAGTAGCGACAGCAGCGAGTTGCGCCTCTACACCACGCCCTGGCCGACCGCGATCCGCCTCGCCACGCTGATGCACGATCCGGTCTATCGGCTCGGCATCGCCTGGCAGAACAGCGCCTACAACCAGCCGCCGCATTTGTCCTTCGCCATTCCGGTGCAGGCACCGGCGCAATGAAACGGAGCGGGCGGGGCATGACGCCCCGCCCGCCCGGAAGGCCGGATCAGGCACCGGCCCTGGTCAGATATTTCGCCCGCAGGCTGGCGATCTTCACATCGTCCAGGCCCAGCTTCTCGCGATAATAGCCTTTCATGCCGCCGGGATAGGCTTCCATCGTGGCGAAGGCGGCCTCGATATAATGGCGGTCGACGCCCATCAACGCCTTGACCGCCTCTGGCGGCAGCTTGCGGAACATGGCCATGTTGGGATCATCCGCCTTCATCGCCTGCGGCCGGAAATGGGCGTTGGACAGAAGATAGTCCTGGATCACCGTTTCCCGATCGACGCCCAGCACCGACAGCAGGATGGCGGCGGCGACCCCCGTTCGGTCCTTGCCCGCCGAGCAGTTGAACGCCACCGCCCCGTCGGTCGCGAGCAGCTGCTCGAACAGCGTGCGATACTGGTCGGCGAACAGGTTGGGGATGTCCCGATAGAGCGTGGCCATCACCTTGCTTACTTCCTCACCGGTCTGGTCGGGCTTGAGCAAGGCGTTCATGAACATGCCATGCTCCATCGCATAGTCGCGCGACAGCACGGTCGGCTTTGCTGTCGCGGGCCAGTTCACCGGCTCGGCGGTGCGTTCGCGGGTGTCGCGAAAGTCTACCACCGTCTTGAGGTCATGCGCGGCGAGCCAGGCGAAGTCCTTTTCGGTCAGGCGCGACATTGCGCCCGACCGGTAGATCCT is a window from the Sphingobium sp. V4 genome containing:
- a CDS encoding SIS domain-containing protein; this encodes MIDHRDERIATLMAREAAEAPGRCEAQVARNAGLMRQAGQRLRALAPPFAATLARGSSDQAASFAKFLLETRAGIPTLSHAPSIGSLYHATSPRFRGVPLIAISQSGRSPDLIAAAQDAQRQGALVVAVVNDEASPLAAMADICIPIHAGPETSVAATKSFIATLVAITHLVAEWSGDEALGEALPVVGDTLRAAAAADWGEAVPLLRDARTMLVLGRGPTLPIAGEAALKFKETSNLHAEAFSIAEVAHGPMTLVGAGDPVLALGPTDAARAGLRERLEDFRARGAQVIAAGHPDDVVAATLALPSRWEVHPVLGAIAQIQSFYGLANALALARGRNPDTPPHLAKVTRTL
- the nagA gene encoding N-acetylglucosamine-6-phosphate deacetylase yields the protein MTIQALVGAAIVLPDGIAPDDALLIDGARIGPVVPRGSLPAGCVEVDLDGGWLLPGFIDTQVNGGGDVLLNDRPDVDGIRTIAQAHRRFGTTGLLPTLISDDADVVDATIAAGEEALRQGVPGVLGVHIEGPHLNPGKKGIHDAAKFTAIDPAVLERLTRPTIGRRIVTLAPELAPPGAIRALTEAGVLVAAGHSLADYAQTVAALAEGLAGFTHLFNAMTQMGSREPGMVAAALLDRGSYFGLIVDGLHVHPAALRVALAARGLEGAMLVTDAMPPVGGERDSFTLMGQPIHVVDGTCRGPDGTLAGSALSMAQAFRNAMDLMGCSMVEASRLASGNPARFLRLDGETGAIAPGLRADLVHLDADRRVRRTWIGGQLSEAGE
- the dld gene encoding D-lactate dehydrogenase; its protein translation is MSDLIAALRVIVGPRHVLTGTQATARYRHGYRTGSGAALAVVRPGSLVEQWRVAQACVAADVSIIMQASNTGLTGGSTPDGEDYPGGCVIISTTRIAGLHLIGDGRQAICLPGTTLHSLEKALAPLGREPHSVIGSSCFGASVVGGVCNNSGGSLVQRGPAFTQLSLHAVVGGDGTLRLVNHLGVALGNDPEEMLRRLEQGDFDEGDVDPAVDRWAHDRAYATHVRDIDSETPARFNADSRCLFEAAGSAGKLIVFAVRLDSFAKEEGAATFYIGTNDPAELTAIRRAILGHFATLPIAGEYMHRDAFDIADRYGKDMFVAIERLGTDRLPTLFALKSRVDGMRFLGEGFSDRMMQRIGRLLPDHLPPEMRHYRDRFAHHLLLKMPRLALAETRALLSNLLAEGEGDYFECTPELAAKAFLHRFVTAGAAVRYRAVHPEQVADIVPLDVALPRNMLDWQEVLPPDLAAQSIHSLYYGHFLCHVFHQDYIVRKGVDPLAFEHRLWALLDERGAEYPAEHNVGHLYRAKPALEGFYRHIDPRNQCNPGIGHTTRDRHWGDEQKEMAGS
- a CDS encoding BadF/BadG/BcrA/BcrD ATPase family protein is translated as MTFYLGIDAGGSNCRARLIAADGTVIGTGQGGTANARIGLEALYETLRAVSEQATTAAGLSTEQVATIRAGMGIAGISRPGVRDALRDFAFPFASVTYETDAFIANLGAHGGADGAILILGTGSIAQVRAGGRDFTIGGYGFPISDEGSGAALGLSAMRHALRALDGRTQATPLSRAVTDRFGHDTAQAIGWMDQASPRDYGSFAPLVMDYAEAGDAIARSIVEDAVAHVERFIETIFERGASRCTLVGGLAPRMRPWLKARTVARLSPMLGDPLDGALHLAGFRG
- the tenA gene encoding thiaminase II; protein product: MGFCDEIWADVAPLRQAILTQPFLEELAQGTLPPESFRHYIVQDSLYLAEYARVLAIAAARAPTATGRLEFSDGAKVAVQVEEALHQAFFAQFGVTPDMARASAPSPACQNYTGYLMTLAATRSYEELIAGILPCFWVYWEVGCAIKPRAASPNPYAPWIDTYADPGFGEATARVRALVDQAAETAPALLRDAMAQAFRMATRYEWMFWDSAYRRESWPI
- a CDS encoding TonB-dependent receptor; translated protein: MKRYVTTASICAISLACAMPSTTRAADASITVTARGREEAAIAVPDSVTVFGPADIIARKLTTIDDIIAATPGIFLINDQDPGTNLISIRGVSTNRNQSPSIAMIVDGLALPDSELFTLRPYDMARIEILKGPQGALFGRSASGGAINVATNDPGPDWGGEAAIGIGNGFTWTADGVVNAPVSEQVQLRLSGSYRNSDGFIRNSYLDKKVDGAISRNLRLKAKVALTETATLKLRLGWADEEGGAAYISSGNVTGLYGGRLSGKALTNPFGDFEGRADRQWWGAQASYEQELGDTLLLSWTGGYDEYHKDFVEELDFRNDTPITLNGVPFFPDGIQPIVQPVDIKAWTSELRLTSRAASPLRWHVGLFFQRLERDRTDDFGPLLFGGEPLRAETRSSQVGIFGQASYDLLPRVELTAALRYDRDRRREDTVGTASGALLAARARTFDKWQPKLSIAWRPSADLTAYVTGAVGFKAGGFNPLPGPTDVWQADFKAETTRSVEAGIKAQSSDGRVRATLAGFVTDYDNFQNTVFLGNSVVLSVPQVNVHGIEASADVALGAGFRVDGGLAWTHSRTGRYLTPNPTLEPGEPAIVDMSGKRTPNAPDWTANGGVGWRGAAGAATVDARLSATYVSRVDFEIDNILYSPGYISVDGRVGVSVQDWTLELWAKNLFDRRWAISAFGQQQLPLLLGLGPGGPYDSFTINSGRQFGASASLRF